The DNA window ACATCCTATAAACTGATTTGTTTCTTTGCAATAATGATAACCGATCTCTTTTATTTTGTCAGTGAGATCACTCTCTTTTAAATTATAATACCTAAGCAGATCTTCGA is part of the uncultured Ilyobacter sp. genome and encodes:
- a CDS encoding DUF4250 domain-containing protein translates to MEIKNMKSMDPNLLLSIVNMKLRDEFENLEDLLRYYNLKESDLTDKIKEIGYHYCKETNQFIGC